Proteins encoded by one window of Lathyrus oleraceus cultivar Zhongwan6 chromosome 1, CAAS_Psat_ZW6_1.0, whole genome shotgun sequence:
- the LOC127115752 gene encoding protein MAIN-LIKE 1, which yields MESWVSRSGLSSLQRTSLNKIDTNPVSAFVERWHLETSSFHMPFGEMSITLDDVACILHLPIRGIFWSPQDVTEEVAIELVVDYLGVSRGQAQSHVRSCRGSYYKLEWLYDLFVHHRAASSWAYATRAYLLMLVGSTIFADKTFTLVEARYLLLFMDLDGCSGYSRGAAALVTLYRYLGDASMYSCKQLGGYPTLLQCWIHEYFPTVGKRGENWKPADNCGLPRAMRWSYRQGVLKVDDLRPILDELTHADVIWRPFEDHRAWCVFDEICLYRGCLKWGETVVPYLPDRCLRQFGYRQYVPSPPLDCMMATDIDVDWISYHQSVIAVIGSSTVATTPSDAVDGYLEWYYCVSLPRLVPPHRDAPREVPVPVYDAGPSDPD from the exons atggagagttgggtatctagatccGGTTTATCTTCATTGCAGAGAACCAGtttgaacaagatagacacaaatcctgtctctgcatttgtggaaagatggcatctagagacatcttcatttcacatgccgtttggtgaaatgagcattactttagatgatgtcgcatgtatacttcacttgcccatcaggggtatcttctggagtcctcaggatgtgaCTGAAGAGGTAGCTATTGAACTTGTTGTTGACTACCTAGGAGTGTCACGGGGTCAGGCACAATCACATGTTCGTAGCTGCAGGGGGTCGTATTacaagttggagtggttatacgatttattcgtacatcatagagctgcttccagctgggcatatgcgactagagcatatctattgatgttggtgggttccaccatatttgctgataagacctttacacttgtagagGCACGATACCTCCTCCTTTTTATGGACTTGGATGGATGTTCAGGATATAGTCGGGGAGCAGCTGCACTAGTTACCCTCTACagatatcttggagatgcgtccatgtacagttgcaaacagctcggtggatatcctactctcctacag tgttggattcacgagtactttccaactgttggaaaaagaggggagaattggaaACCTGCTGATAACTGTGGTCTTCcccgagcgatgagatggtcgtataggcagggagtcctgaaggtcgatgatttacgacctattttggacgagctgacacatgccgacgtcatatggcgaccatttgaggatcatagagcatggtgtgtatttgatgagatatgtctttacaggggctgtttgaagtggggtgaaacagttgtcccatacttgcctgatagatgtttacgtcagttcgggtataggcagtatgttccatccccacccctggattgtatgatggcgacggatattgatgttgattggatcaGTTACCATCAGAGTGTTATCGCTGTGATCGGTTCATCTACCgtggccaccactccatctgatgCAGTAGACggttatctggagtggtattattgtgtttcccttccacggttggtccctccccatcgtgacGCTCCTAGAGAGGTACCAGTTCCTGTATATGACGCCGGGCCATCTGATCCTGATTAg